cctcagctaggtaaggtggcatttctgtgtggagtttgcatgttctccctatgtttgtgtgggtgtcctccgggtgctctggtttcctccacaaatccaaagacatgtggtacaggtaaattgagtaggctcaaatatgtgtgtgtttagatgtttcccagtgatgcattgcagctggaagggcatctgttgtgtaaaacatggatgGTGCTGGATAAGCTCTTGGGTTATTCCATTGTAGCAactccagactaataaagggactaagctgaaaagaaaattaatgaatttagtcggaatttaaaggtttttgcatctgatttcaatatatttttttttggcattataaGCTCAGTTTATTGTGCTGTAGGTTTTTGCTTCTACATTTTACCAACAGTAAACCGGAGCATTAttgaacaaagaaacatacaaaagaacccttccttttcattgatacaacctttatgcaaaaatctccaaaaatgagctctctacacttttgagcgaactctgttcattttcctggtgtgaagctgattctgttaaattgctccctgttagcaaagtacagctctgcaattgcagcgagctgggccactgcattttgagagacaccttctctctggaacgctctggtcatggttgctccacgtcttgtcagcttcaaaagccttttgtagcatgtatgacatcacaaacattattagctgaaaaacaatttaaaacaattaataccttcatgaccaaataattacaatgcaacCACCTATCGTAAGCCTAATGAGCACGTAAAATTATATAAGTATCAAATGCacattagtttgtgtgtgtgtgtgtgagtgaaagacagcatgtagtagtgtgtgtaagagagagagccagTACGTTTATGAGAAAgcatgtagaagtgtgtgtgtgagagagggctTATCTTTGTGAGTGAGAGCATGAACATGTGTCTGTGagatgtctatgtgtttgtgttggcaacattgtatcatttacagtcatgctaaaaaagtatttctgaattgaattgagatagaatgtaggtgtgtgtgagagagcatgtacaagagtgagtgtgtcagtgagagtgtgtacaagtgtgtgtgtgtgtgtgtgagtgagactagttagttagtgttgtgctgaaatttgatatgtcctgaaaacttgtcagaccaaacagttatttactttttggttttatttatttaaaaaatttatatggtatttaagcaaagttttaggggaactggatataattataaataatatttttttacataatataatcatttttatttttcaattttattttaaataataataggcctacacacacacacacacacagtctaaaaattgattattaagcatgtaatatacacccagtctaaagcatgtggtttccagaagcactcaaactgctcaaggctgggctaatgctgaggtttcatctttgggtagagactcaataatatccatctgcacagtGTGACGTCACATTCGACcggcgcgcgcgcgtgtgtgtgtgtggctttttttctgtgttagtgggcgaggccgcaggtttcaaatctcccgggtttgcgcacgCAACTACTTGTGTTTCGTAGATACAACATCATGAAACatctaatgactcgttatcaagacgactcatttgaagcactatgagtcgactcttttatagatgaatcaacagttttaaacactgtacacttacagatttaagccttagctggatatttcacttcacttagagctgttacacactacatggaagggtattttcaaaaacccataatatggactctttaacaaaataaatacactatttaaataaaatagaaatcaacaagtgaaatagaagaaactgtagaactgttatggttataaactatataaatacacacacatgtgagggtccatctattagtcccatgacggaactaacagcatgggtgaaggtCAAATGCATGTAAAccttttagcacatgtgaaaagaaatatttttgttcgttataatttattttaatttgtttctagctgaattttaatctgactccaatttataatagttttagatttagattcatctaattcaagctgattaccttataggttgtgattaggtctaatttagatttattaacctaataaatccttATATTCCATTAATGTTTCATCGTTTACTCAAAgtcgcttagagtcagtatgctgACCAGTTTCATCTGCTCACGGACATATCATCGCCAGTTCCGATTCTTAGCAGATAagctaatttcctttaagtaataataggccgccccatgcttgcacatacttaaagaaagtttgatttagccccTAGATGATATCATACCCCTAGATGATAtcatcagtgattgtcagaaatcaacaggtctctAATGCTGTGCCCATGCTCCATCCATTGCGCCTAAATAGATGACTAATCCTGGTTGTAGGCTGCGGAAACGtcagcctaaacaatctactacatttaaatgatttcggaagatattagagttaaacaagaattttacatttatttgtcaggaaaagattttccattgcagttcacataattaaacaaaataagccaatcaagattgtacaacatcaattactcaaagatacATTGAAGAGTTAAAGAGGAATACCTGAACATGTAGAAACACATTGCAGCATACAAGTcctgatgcagagctcagagatTCACAACCTGCAATGGGGTATCCTGTCTACAGGATCCCACGGACACTTCTGCACCCTTTGCCTAAATACTCAAAtcatcataaattcaagacaataaaagcttcactaagactcttgcctggtcatgagttgatgcGAAGACCATTTTGCctggagtggagcatctggcaaagatcttttcaaagtcaaaacccaaattaactgatataaaggagattgtaaaatattacagtgaaattaagaccactttaccaatcacatagagacatttaaaatcacaccaaacatgaatataaagccacaagatacaccatattaagaACTTAAACATTCTGTGTGGacctccgtgaagttggcaccccataaaatatatatatatatatatatatatataatttatatgtatgtgtgtgtgtgtgtgtgtgtgtgagggtgtgagagagagggagggggagagaaaGTGGAAAACGAGCGAGAAATGTATCAagaagtcatgactgcaacagcaaGTAGCAAAAAAAGCGaaacaaaagaaaagacttttattttgacgtgATGTGACGTCATAAGTCTGCGCCGCTCTTGCGCTggattcagctggagaaaggtttgttttaaagcgtttacacttatataaagcgattgattaaagttttagGCTTTTTCATCTGATGCTAAATTATGCTGTTAATGCATAATGCTGCTGTTGACAACATTATTTGAACCCTTTATACTATGTAGtattattttactcacagtattgagggctattgtttgaataaactaaagaaacagaaacagtgtgtaataggtgttttaatgaaggtttaattgattaaatagcATGATGCCATTCCATTCTAAATATACATCACTATGTATGAGAAACGGAGTACTAGTTTTCATCAGCCCATTCTTTATAGCTCTgactatagaggtaaagttggttttatattcacacattcgttcatttataagTCTCTATTGttcaccatgttactttgaatattcgatttgaattagcatgcaagtatgactacTAAACAAAATTCTTTATTGGATTGTGAACATTGTTAATTTGACTgagaacaatgttgtactttgatagtcattggctgctaatatgatttcactgtttagagtttgcaaataatactttcatgaagttatattattaagagAAAAGTCTGAttttgcgaatataaaaccaactttacctctatgcttgGACATACCTGATTTCGTTTTTGttactgttgaagcaagtgttgaagagaagttattttatttctgtaaattttttttttacttatttaaacaggacatttttattgttttgttcattttaaacaggataaagtgtccaaacgcagagaaaaactgctgaagtgactgatctccacactgttataaagatggcgtttattaaagaggagagtgaagatgtgaagattgaagaaacattcacagtcaaacaggaagatacgcaggaacaaacaggttggttttcattctcaaacagcAACTCAgtcatatagaggtaaagttggttttatattcgcacattcattcatttataagtctctatattgtttaccacgttaatcaagctcttatggaccgtttccactaagtggttcggtttggtacgcttttatggccgtttccactgttaaagggccatgaaaccccctcgtttcagcagggtgttttcacacctcttctttggaaaaagtcagaaaagtgggggtgtccagctctgtttaggggggagtgtcggaggaactaaagtgggagggtgtgggagtgtctatttgggcacgcgcgagtttcagtcaaaatacacaggagaaagggatggtgtttaacctacatggacatctgtagtcgaattatttgccaaattattaaatgttggactttaactgcagtttggctctttcattcagggaattaattcatgcccctcgcgacaaacgagatatttgattcgaggatctgctctaagcgtgtatttttcatgcaatgtttgagaCCGCgcggcgaatgacagaaaaaaaactcagcaattcccggaaacttagatgcacacggcaggtagcgtccgaaagccgcgtgtgttattccggtcacaaaatgcggtgctaacatgtttgcactcaatgcaatagttaacttatttgatacgaacaaactgaatatacaaagagcactggtcgctcacttaccaaatctgtagagacacgacaatcaccagcaactagagccgcgtctttatgaagagaagactacatccggaatccggatttcagcgtttgcagatgagaacagctctcaggtaaacaataatcccccttagacacgtaagttattgttgtcgcgcgtcgcgtacactgtaatccacacgtgatccagatgagctctcacagagagaaaatgaaaacgaaacttaacagcagcaaactgtaaatgcaacacttcacgcttgttttgccaacacaacgtggcgtctctgtgttgtaaagacggtgacactactgaatattaatgaagttgcacaatagagcgcgctgattggtttgaaccaagccttactcgtgcattaatgcaacacactgtaagacgtaataaggcacactctggcacagacgcccagtctgcacgctggaataaaacgctattatgtcatggccgtgacgcagcttcaaaaattcgtttcaaacaggaagtacgaatttgcttgaaataacgcaaaaacaaccaatttacactttttagtgaaatataggtgtcctaatagtgtttttagcagtgtgggacacatatacgactgtcaacagctcaaaaaatgtgttttggtgtttcatgaccctttaaaaggcgtaccaaaccataccgtaccacttttttggcacccttttgaaagggtcccaaacactaaggccgtactcacactaggtaaagttgcctcgaaccgggccaaagcacgcttgtcccccatcCTGTCtgccccgacggcccgcactcacaccacaaacgggcctcggcacgcttacgtcattactgctgcgctgttcagtgagaagcgctctctcagcagcacagtggagatttctctagttatatcgtttcagtcgttagttatgcagtgacatgcagtcaaatatttcgccagacagtccttagggatgcggtgacacgcagtcagatatttcgccgaacagatccgccacttttggagctcataaacaatcataaagctctcgtgctgcaggaatgaggaggagcgcagctgtcgtgcagtgaggagttctcgtctgtaataaactacggcagtttgcgttcactgaaaagtaagaatgattaataaatccatatgaaacactcccttaaaagtcacgtcttgctttcagttttgggctttggcgcgttttgtactcacacacaagcgtaccgcgccaaagcccaagtgaaccgcgctcaggcccacctcttccaaccgggccagggccagccaggtgaaccgtgcttgagcctgattcagcgcactcacacttctcaaacgatccgggaaaggggcctgggcatggtacggatggcatagtgtgagtaggccctaaaaggcggagctagacgcgcagctgaacgctattggtttacagagatacgtcattcgtagaCACAACAAGCCAGAATCTAAATAACggacccgccatgtttaaaatacacagcgagagattacagcggaattataaatgcatatgcagccatggtcgatccgggctCAAACTGTCTCCCAACAATAAAACCAGTTTGATCTGGGTGAATTATCTTTCTCATGACTGACTCCACTCTGATTGCCAGCACTTTTGGCAGGATTTTATACAGCAGAGTGAGCTGATCGGACGATAAGGTTCACATTTAAGTGGATCCTTACTCTTTTAAAGAAGTACTGTTATAACAGCCGATGTCATGAAGGGGGGAGTGATTCCGATACAAGAGCTTTAGCAAATACCTTGCACAACAGGGGTGTTAACTTGGCAcaaaacttcttataaaactcAGCCGGCACGCCATCAGGGCCTGGtacttttctgatttttttttttttttttgtatttttaattttagaaggTGTTAAAATTCCTTCTTTTGTCAACTGATCTAAATCACAGAGGGATGGTAattcttaataattaaaaaagctcTCAATACGTTCAATTTCCTTTACCTCAGAGCTGTAAAGAGTTTtatagaagtttttaaattgatcACTAATACCCAGTTGTTCAGTAATAATACTGCCATCATCCTTACTAACTGCTACTATAACGCCAGCTGCTGAGGATTGTTTcagttggtaacacaataacctgcCAGCTCATTCACCATGTTCAAAATGAATCTGGCGTGATCTTATGTGGAGATCCTCAATGAGTCATTCCGCTTGCagaataagtatttttttaagaAGCTCTTCAGAAGATGATGTTGAGTGTAGCTGatcaattgtattaattttttaaatgccattgccgatggccgacaaacttcacaATGCTGGGCCTGCATCAcgatccatcgccccgccccacatttatattgatatataacttattatttgcatgtcatcttaatagcaataacagtcttttcatgagctgtgttaaatgttacatatagctgctGCTTGCaaggctgacagcatcgtgaggattaaatgaaggattatacaatACCTCTCGCGcttaaatgtgtagattcagtgccAAACACGGTTACCAGCGGACTTAAAGCCActagaagtcttttatccactcttgttaaggtgtaaatggtggattaacattcagaaCATGATTACTTATAAGATGCGCCATTATTAATAACTTAAGGTAAACCTgtctgttattttcattctctcatcttcagtgcctcaCATTTTCGCAgctgtagctcctgtcatctgaaggcagaaggcattgactgagtgactgacagctgatattaaccaatcatttgcattcagttgtagagcagtgagccaataaatagagcacaaaggcggggcaagcattgcaggcttttttacttcaagttcacataacaactgttttaatctgttcctgagtgctgcgtttggcgcttttaggtgcaaagatgcattctgcataaatgtctcctaaatctgcgcATGCGGTGaggattttacagtaaaaacaaatgtatgcactacagtgaactccaaccgtactctcgtctcctccaccagctgtagGAAAAGCCATTCACTCTTTTTTTTAACTAGTGACATAagtattttctttctcatttgtgtttaaaggtctttagattttggcatgatgtctagcttttgaagctcttttggtctacttcactttgtcagacagGTCCTATTTAGATGATTTATTGATTGCGAACGTGTGTGGTAGTAATCAGGtctgggtgtggctagagaactTGAAGCCGGTGTGATAAATTAAAGTTGTTCTAATGGGAATTTTTTAAAGTGCCTTTTCACTGAgagttttaatgatttactaaaaagtaaacttatttttatttcagacctaattaaagaCTACGATGAGAGTaaagaggaacatcatgtcaaaattgaggacaaaactcatttagagactgaTGGTGTGTTAAAAGTGAGAGACAAGAGTTGttttacctgcactcagtgtggaaagagtttggcaagcaaaagcaaactaaagactcacatgaggatccacactggagagaaaccattcacatgctatCAAtatgggaagagtttcagcaaatcatcactTTATAGACACAAGAAGATCCACACcggtaaaaaaacatttacttgcactcagtgcgggaagagttttaactgctcatcacaccttaatcaacacatcaggatccacactggagagaaaccattcagatgcactcagtgtgggaagagttttaactgctcatcacaccttaatgaacacatgatgatccacactggagagagaccatttacttgcactcagtgtgggaagagttttagcaaatcatcgtcgctttatagacacatgaagatccacactggagaaaaaccattcacttgcactgagtgtaggaagagtttcagccaatcatcatcccttaatcaacacatgaggatccacactggagagaaaccattcacatgcactgagTGTGGGAACAGTTTCAGTAAATCATCATCGCTTTATacacacatgaagatccacaccggagaaaaaccattcacttgcactgagtgtgggaagagtttcatccaatCATCATGCCTTAAtgtacacatgaggatccacactggagagaaacctttcacatgcactcagtgtgggaagagtttcatccactcatcacaccttaatcaacacctTATGattcacactagagagaaaccattcaaatgcactcagtgtgggaagagtttgagCCAATCATACCTTAAAaaacacatgaagattcacactggtgtgagagagcatatgtgcttggagtgtgagaagacttttattacagctgcagaattgaaacggcaccagaggattcacactggagaaaaaccgtacaagtgttcacactgcagtaagaggtttactcactcaggaaccctgaaaacacatgagaggattcacactggagagaaactgtacaagtgttcacactgcagtaAGAGGTTTGCTCACTCAGGAACCCTGAAAGCACATCAGAGGATTCAAACTGGAGATAAACTGTAGACGTGATCAGTGTGTATTAGGGCTGGTTACCGAAACCCGTTGCCCTTTTTGCACCGCTACCTTGGTAACCGGTATGTATCGGTattaaatcagcatatgaatttcggtgcttaATTTCGGTGCTGCGGCATGAACGTGAGGGGTGCATGAAAAAAGGCAAATATAGGCATTGTGTCACagcatcactaaacatttaattctaaacaactttgaggaatacggacaggcAATATCAGGCGATTGTTATTGTCACTAGGGAACAGACGCACGCAACGCACGCAGTACAGCGCATTTAGCCTGGAACCAGTGGTTTTCGGTGAGCGAGAGCGACACTCTTCAGATCAACATGCGTGATCACGTTCATCCAATTTgcctaaactaagcattctaaagcatattttacaagcaaggattcttacacagcaactgtctttacaaaagtaggaaacatgtcaaacttaatgacacatgtagaacagatgtaacacattgatcaaatgtagttttcagtcacgctcatgtaagtcatattcaactGATTTCCGTCTTGAGCTCATCaattatttacaacacatttttaaacataatagtttaactaactcgtttctaatatctAACGTTACTTTTTTATGCTGACAGTCAGTGcagaacattttactagttattttgcaagacagtattcaaacaaagtccctttaagtgttttatagtcttttattcagattaaagggTAATTTAGACCAGAGGTGCTGTAACTATACCGCAGAGGGAGAAATGCCATCccgctgtttccacagagcttctatgtttttgttgttgggcttccaaatgacacgacacaagcacagaagtgcttacagttcaatattaattatgttccagagaactataaaatacacagcaagcatgatttgacaaaacgcagcttccagaatctctcccagttcagtgctggattcggctaaaatctcctcaaagatggagcaaggacACGCTGTGAACTGAGTCataacctgtaagtgtttttatttgttaaaattgatcatgacatgtacagcgTCTAGCcttaacggtgtgttgtagcaaagatgtaaacaacgggaaattatgtTCATCGCTAACGACTTAGCTACAAATCCATACTTATCAGTCAAacggctgtaaacacacacacatacatacacgcactcttggccagcatGCGCGTCTCTGTGTGAGACAGCAgtgtgtctcttatgtgtgtgcgtgactgCACTGATTGTCTTCAGGCTGCTTTTCCATGCGTTCAACTCAagacaataaagtcgcaaaagatatgtgaacgattcatgttacttacacatgcATATTCCAGATATGCGTGAGACGTCCTGTAAcgcattgattaaaaaaaaataaaaaaatacagcaatgctctcccaactggagtgtaacagcaaaaacaaatcaatccaggctcacacgggtctcatctcacatcttgtgctttattctgtcaccacagaaaataacttaatccgagcatgagagaaaaagaacaataaatatcCCGCGCACATGCACTTCTCATGTTACAGACACTTCATagtatatacacgcacacacataaacacactaaatggCACAGAAACACTCTTAAAGGAGCCccatcccattttcactcgttacagacacgtgttaactgactgactgtttacacacaaCGCGCGTGCTTCtccgggcgtgacgtggagccgatcggcgaattacagcacattatgatgatgaccaatcagagtcacttgagggtgggccttttagaggaactaggcaatatgacagtcgttttcatgttagctgagtagctgtgtataatcaaagtgagatatatgaaaaaataacatgatttccttcaagtgaaacatgagcacacattactttgcatcttattaacacaaccaagccttaaaattacattctggaccacccctttaatcagTTCACTacgaaagttaaaataattagtcaaattattttgtaactgatttgttgtgtaaatcaaaaatatacagtaaatatttcttaaggaggctaatattactgaccttattattatttttttttaaattaaaaacggcttttattcatgaaataaacaataagaaataggacttattatgactccagaataattatgttttaggaaacactgtaaaagttttcagaaacattattttaaatgaatgggagggcaaaatgaatcgacttcaactgtaggcctgttaaagtttacaggtgcagcagtgtgccttgatgtacttgaatgttagaaatgtgttatcctacaccaacgttacttgtcaaataaatgaacaaggaagattattttgagtttaagttatttaattatcttgtttatgaagactgcagagtgatgcatgaaaacaaatgacttccaataatgttttaagtattttgtgatatatttgttaaaatgtgctcctaaaattacgtggcccctgcccgccccccacaggttaaaaggaagctaatgtaatttcataatgcaaatcttaaattcatgctaaccaacaaatgatcaaaggaaatgtattaatgtaatacaatatgaattgatgtttacattaaactgtaattatgttgttctattaaaattattaaaaaaaaagaaaaatttgtcaaataaaatttttttgaagagtcgtccaccatcattttgtggctaaaaaaagt
The Danio rerio strain Tuebingen ecotype United States chromosome 4, GRCz12tu, whole genome shotgun sequence genome window above contains:
- the LOC137491089 gene encoding uncharacterized protein; the encoded protein is MAFIKEESEDVKIEETFTVKQEDTQEQTDLIKDYDESKEEHHVKIEDKTHLETDGVLKVRDKSCFTCTQCGKSLASKSKLKTHMRIHTGEKPFTCYQYGKSFSKSSLYRHKKIHTGKKTFTCTQCGKSFNCSSHLNQHIRIHTGEKPFRCTQCGKSFNCSSHLNEHMMIHTGERPFTCTQCGKSFSKSSSLYRHMKIHTGEKPFTCTECRKSFSQSSSLNQHMRIHTGEKPFTCTECGNSFSKSSSLYTHMKIHTGEKPFTCTECGKSFIQSSCLNVHMRIHTGEKPFTCTQCGKSFIHSSHLNQHLMIHTREKPFKCTQCGKSLSQSYLKKHMKIHTGVREHMCLECEKTFITAAELKRHQRIHTGEKPYKCSHCSKRFTHSGTLKTHERIHTGEKLYKCSHCSKRFAHSGTLKAHQRIQTGDKL